In one Gemmatimonas aurantiaca genomic region, the following are encoded:
- a CDS encoding lanthionine synthetase LanC family protein: protein MTDATRGLLLEGAARIGQRLVQTALWDQDACSWSISTIDTDRPDGYTMIPTIANGTLYQGSAGIGLFLAELWRITRERSLLVCARGAMRHAVREDATPLLCSLYSGAVGVAYVASRLVEITGDDEWASITRSVVDRVRSAIPTRTSGDVITGSAGALLGLLHLPQHLVGSTALDAAMEIGEQLARDAVVHPYGWSWEFGGWSVKQHLCGYSHGASGYAHAFLELFAVTGDARWHHGATRAIEYERRHRDVNVRGDWPDFRDMKLWNWARSTSDGIKLREQFRTADVAPSPINAMRVWCHGAPGIGMVRLRAVTLGVDAENCREEALDAFTLVATTLDETIPRGYSVCHGVLGNAEVLLHAERIAGWQFGDIAREAALVGVEQFELKGIPWPSGIMLNVPEPSLMLGDAGIGLVLLQLTDPAVPSASFLSGWTPPVATQSGDIEALRMKDAMTFLRRYSLVASRLGEQAVPATLQATLDAGASTPERTLDAITTAISTIPCARTASLLADALAPDAARLREHIGFDDYRSQRIAELRALAADEIEWDTARIGLAPETRIVTTQWAWRSWLESHHDDSALPELQDESWVLYRWGSQIILKPLGAFEALVMELMREPVTMDELYARVEAAADFTDRARRDLIPVLRDLVRNAAIAGIARAHASESRRKADRRVWRAPIRVGVVDSGWDDRVADGRVSSGCAFVDDDGLCLDRPSIDHRDRFGHGTRCTRLILDTAQDIQVVPMRIFNRALETSAEVLYAALEWAERQRFDVLNLSLATSASDTRDRLYWLINRLRDRGTLVVAAACNKTGAGYPAIFDTVIGVGLDTDTMATQPQTPFELDVRIPIRTFRRHVSHRYGRVSNSLAAAFVSGLLAQLIERHGRLDIDEAREYLHRQMEDLQQGSAATDAH, encoded by the coding sequence ATGACTGACGCGACCCGCGGTCTTCTTCTGGAGGGGGCGGCTCGGATTGGGCAACGCCTGGTGCAGACGGCATTGTGGGATCAGGATGCGTGTTCATGGTCCATCTCGACGATCGACACTGATCGACCTGACGGATACACAATGATTCCGACGATTGCCAACGGAACGCTCTATCAAGGCTCAGCCGGTATCGGCCTCTTTCTTGCCGAACTCTGGCGAATCACCCGGGAACGCTCATTGCTCGTTTGTGCGCGCGGGGCGATGCGACACGCCGTGCGAGAGGACGCCACTCCTCTGCTCTGTTCGCTGTACTCGGGAGCCGTTGGTGTGGCGTATGTGGCCTCACGGCTGGTCGAGATCACCGGTGATGACGAATGGGCCTCCATCACACGGTCCGTGGTGGACCGTGTGCGTTCAGCGATCCCCACTCGGACATCCGGTGACGTCATTACCGGTAGTGCCGGAGCACTTCTCGGTCTGTTGCATCTCCCCCAGCATCTCGTTGGTTCCACCGCATTGGACGCCGCCATGGAAATTGGCGAACAGCTGGCACGGGACGCCGTTGTCCACCCCTACGGTTGGTCCTGGGAGTTCGGGGGATGGTCCGTGAAACAGCACCTCTGTGGTTATTCCCATGGCGCTTCCGGTTATGCGCACGCTTTCCTGGAACTGTTCGCGGTGACCGGAGACGCGCGCTGGCATCACGGAGCGACCAGAGCCATCGAATATGAGCGCCGCCATCGAGACGTGAATGTACGCGGAGATTGGCCGGACTTTCGTGACATGAAGCTCTGGAACTGGGCACGAAGCACCAGTGATGGCATCAAGCTTCGCGAGCAATTCCGGACTGCAGATGTCGCCCCTTCACCGATCAACGCCATGCGGGTCTGGTGTCACGGCGCGCCTGGAATCGGGATGGTGAGACTACGTGCGGTCACGCTCGGCGTCGATGCGGAAAATTGCCGTGAGGAAGCGCTCGACGCATTCACGCTCGTGGCGACAACTCTCGATGAAACCATCCCCCGGGGCTATTCCGTCTGTCATGGCGTGCTGGGAAATGCCGAGGTGCTGCTACACGCCGAACGCATTGCCGGCTGGCAATTCGGTGACATCGCCCGCGAAGCGGCGCTGGTGGGAGTCGAGCAGTTCGAACTGAAAGGCATTCCCTGGCCTTCCGGTATAATGCTCAATGTCCCGGAACCGAGTCTCATGCTCGGCGACGCGGGAATAGGATTGGTGCTTCTGCAGCTTACCGATCCTGCCGTCCCATCCGCATCATTTCTTTCAGGATGGACTCCACCAGTCGCCACGCAGTCTGGAGATATCGAAGCCTTGCGGATGAAGGATGCCATGACCTTTCTCCGTCGATATTCCCTCGTGGCCTCCCGTTTGGGCGAGCAGGCCGTACCGGCGACCCTCCAGGCGACACTGGATGCCGGTGCGAGCACGCCGGAGCGTACGCTGGACGCGATCACGACCGCCATCAGCACCATTCCCTGCGCTCGAACGGCGAGCTTACTGGCCGACGCGCTCGCTCCAGACGCGGCACGTCTTCGCGAACACATCGGCTTCGACGACTATCGGTCACAGAGAATTGCCGAATTGCGCGCTTTGGCTGCCGATGAGATCGAGTGGGATACCGCACGTATTGGTCTCGCGCCGGAGACGAGAATCGTCACTACGCAATGGGCCTGGCGATCGTGGCTGGAGAGCCACCATGACGACAGCGCTCTCCCGGAGCTTCAGGACGAATCCTGGGTTCTGTACCGATGGGGCAGCCAGATCATTCTGAAACCACTCGGCGCATTCGAAGCTCTGGTGATGGAGCTGATGCGCGAACCGGTGACGATGGATGAGTTGTACGCGCGTGTTGAGGCCGCCGCCGACTTCACGGATCGTGCACGCCGCGATCTCATTCCGGTGCTGCGAGATCTTGTGCGCAATGCGGCCATTGCGGGCATTGCCCGTGCTCACGCATCGGAATCACGGCGAAAGGCGGATCGTCGGGTATGGAGGGCGCCCATTCGTGTAGGGGTTGTCGACAGCGGATGGGACGATCGAGTGGCTGACGGGAGGGTGAGTAGCGGATGTGCTTTCGTCGACGACGATGGACTATGCCTCGATCGACCCTCGATTGATCACCGTGATCGTTTCGGCCACGGAACACGTTGCACCCGCTTGATTCTCGACACTGCCCAAGACATACAGGTTGTCCCGATGCGCATATTCAATCGTGCTCTGGAAACATCCGCCGAGGTGTTGTATGCGGCACTGGAGTGGGCGGAAAGACAACGTTTCGACGTCCTCAACTTGAGCCTTGCGACATCAGCGTCCGACACGCGCGATCGACTCTATTGGCTCATCAATCGACTTCGGGATCGTGGCACTTTGGTGGTTGCTGCCGCCTGCAATAAGACGGGTGCAGGTTATCCAGCCATCTTCGACACAGTCATAGGAGTGGGCCTCGATACGGATACCATGGCGACCCAACCGCAGACACCGTTCGAATTGGACGTGAGAATTCCCATCCGGACATTCCGACGACACGTGAGCCATCGATACGGCCGGGTGAGCAACAGCCTGGCCGCGGCATTTGTCTCGGGGCTGCTGGCACAGCTGATCGAGAGACATGGCCGCCTCGATATCGACGAAGCCCGAGAGTATCTGCACCGGCAGATGGAAGATCTTCAGCAGGGATCGGCAGCGACCGACGCCCATTAA
- a CDS encoding carboxypeptidase regulatory-like domain-containing protein: MKVFRYFLFTSVILVSLIAMHPVSLAGQGTDARAPGVSVTGIAYDSLRGTPLSNAFVILQERSRSTTSDERGRFRFDSVPPGTYTFAMQHAAFDSLGLSGATTRVTVTDGKAPVVLSVPSLATFWRTACAGMPVPQRDTGIVFGTVREAVTRGPLHEAWVELAWLDLVKVDPSKTSVNIAQRRWKSEVQADREGGYAICGVPVGTALTLRAFNLAGSTPGIEMSGVHEFVRRIDVVLPGSAEAKQRHGTVRGTVLDRGGYGLRDIRVKIGAVEALSDGNGNFLLRNVPAGTSQIDVAAVGYNPASAAVDLFADDTVTVTLSTYRLTALDTMKVRAASAAGNFRLQQFEERRRQGYGSVMDSTQIGRRATLSAAFQGMPGVTIEQRSANGRRFDIYLYSTGMGNCLANIMVDGMQQPDSDILATMSPSDIAAIEVYQQRTTVPTELLRAQQTCGLVVVWTKRAFK, translated from the coding sequence ATGAAGGTTTTTCGATATTTCCTGTTCACTTCGGTCATCCTGGTTTCGCTGATCGCGATGCATCCGGTGTCTCTCGCCGGCCAGGGTACCGACGCGCGTGCGCCCGGCGTCTCGGTGACGGGCATCGCCTACGACAGTCTGCGTGGGACACCGCTCAGCAACGCGTTCGTCATTCTGCAGGAGCGTTCGCGCAGCACGACGAGTGACGAGCGCGGTCGGTTCCGCTTCGATTCGGTGCCGCCGGGCACGTACACGTTTGCGATGCAGCATGCGGCGTTCGACTCGCTTGGCCTCTCTGGGGCAACGACGCGGGTCACGGTTACCGACGGCAAGGCGCCCGTGGTGTTGTCGGTGCCGAGTCTGGCGACGTTCTGGCGTACGGCGTGCGCCGGCATGCCCGTGCCTCAGCGCGACACGGGTATCGTGTTCGGGACGGTGCGGGAGGCCGTGACCAGAGGCCCGTTGCACGAGGCGTGGGTGGAACTGGCCTGGCTCGATCTCGTGAAGGTCGATCCGTCGAAGACGAGCGTGAACATCGCCCAGCGTCGATGGAAGAGCGAAGTGCAGGCCGACCGCGAGGGAGGGTATGCCATCTGCGGGGTGCCAGTGGGTACGGCGCTCACGCTGCGCGCATTCAACCTCGCGGGCTCGACACCGGGTATCGAAATGTCGGGTGTGCACGAGTTCGTGCGACGCATCGATGTGGTCCTGCCGGGATCGGCGGAGGCGAAACAGCGTCACGGCACGGTGCGTGGCACGGTGCTCGACCGCGGCGGTTACGGGCTGCGTGACATCAGGGTGAAGATCGGTGCGGTCGAGGCGCTGTCCGACGGCAACGGGAACTTTCTGCTGCGCAATGTGCCCGCAGGCACCAGTCAGATCGACGTGGCCGCGGTGGGATACAACCCGGCCAGCGCGGCGGTGGATCTGTTCGCCGACGACACGGTCACGGTCACGCTCAGCACCTACCGGTTGACCGCGCTGGACACGATGAAGGTGCGAGCTGCATCGGCAGCGGGAAACTTCCGTCTCCAGCAATTCGAGGAGCGGCGGCGTCAGGGATACGGCAGTGTCATGGATTCCACGCAGATTGGTCGTCGCGCCACGCTGTCAGCGGCGTTCCAGGGGATGCCGGGGGTGACGATCGAACAGCGGTCCGCAAACGGTCGACGATTCGACATCTACCTCTATTCTACCGGCATGGGCAATTGCCTGGCCAACATCATGGTCGATGGCATGCAGCAGCCCGACTCGGATATCCTGGCCACCATGTCGCCCTCCGACATCGCGGCCATCGAAGTGTATCAGCAACGCACGACGGTGCCGACCGAATTGTTGCGGGCCCAGCAGACATGCGGGTTGGTGGTCGTCTGGACGAAACGGGCGTTCAAGTAA
- a CDS encoding thiopeptide-type bacteriocin biosynthesis protein, whose protein sequence is MTSTMEWMSAHLYFEGDPFDTTCDRILLSFVQPIVTKLRTDGLVQRAFFVRFRDPYPDPRSHVRLRLLTDVTEASKVTDHIERQWNTGGRLKARGMLRWTPYERETQRYGGIEAMPAIEHLFEASSTLAGDILTPSVIGDRSARLGKAMLATIVFFHHFFDDRREWTDVVRRHAHRLLHTQDGAEEARVELLDAVRARSHAQRSDILRIVADVEAGDLPPGPFSAFGREVSVARGDLKALCDAGRLCVYGKLKNWGLVSDALAGSLVHMTNNRIGIERLEENLLTLLLWECLND, encoded by the coding sequence ATGACATCGACGATGGAATGGATGAGTGCACACCTGTATTTCGAAGGAGACCCGTTCGATACGACTTGCGATCGCATACTGCTGTCCTTTGTTCAACCAATTGTCACCAAGTTACGCACCGACGGCCTCGTGCAACGAGCATTTTTTGTCCGTTTCCGTGACCCCTACCCTGATCCACGGTCGCATGTTCGCCTGCGTTTGCTCACGGACGTAACGGAAGCATCGAAGGTGACCGACCACATCGAGCGTCAATGGAATACTGGAGGTCGATTGAAGGCACGAGGCATGCTCAGATGGACTCCATACGAACGCGAAACGCAGCGCTATGGCGGGATAGAGGCCATGCCGGCCATCGAACATCTGTTCGAAGCATCTTCCACCTTGGCCGGCGATATCCTGACGCCCAGTGTGATCGGCGACCGCAGTGCTCGCCTCGGGAAGGCAATGCTTGCCACCATCGTGTTTTTTCATCATTTCTTCGATGATCGACGGGAATGGACCGATGTCGTTCGTCGACATGCCCATCGTCTCCTGCACACACAAGACGGCGCAGAGGAGGCCCGTGTCGAGCTTCTGGACGCCGTACGTGCCCGAAGCCACGCACAACGATCCGACATTCTCCGCATCGTCGCAGACGTCGAGGCGGGTGACTTGCCGCCAGGGCCGTTCTCCGCTTTCGGGAGAGAGGTCTCTGTCGCGCGAGGCGACCTGAAGGCGCTGTGCGATGCGGGGCGCCTCTGCGTATATGGCAAATTGAAGAATTGGGGATTGGTATCGGATGCACTGGCAGGAAGCCTGGTCCATATGACGAACAACCGGATCGGCATCGAGCGACTGGAGGAGAACCTGCTGACGCTATTGTTATGGGAGTGCCTCAATGACTGA
- a CDS encoding CitMHS family transporter, which translates to MTLTVLAYALVIVFMTAIMTRRLSPMTALILVPVTFGLLAGFGASLGEMMLAGVTKLAPTGVMLLFAILYFAIMLDAGLFEPFVQRLVRLVHGDPVRVVVGSAALALLVSLDGDGSTTYMITTAAMLPVYRRMRLRPLVLACVTMLASGVMNLLPWGGPTARASSALALEVGEVFTPLVPSMVMGIAWVLYVAYRLGVAEQQRLAGLGSQEVEGSDTQGLVVDDDDHTHRRPDRLIVNALLTVVLLAALVAAAMPLPVLFMVAFAVALVLNYPSIDEQKALLTRHAGNALAVVGLIFAAGVFTGILSGTKMIDAMADSVVQLVPPGVGPHFAVVGGLLSIPFTFFISNDAFYYGVLPILARAGEQYGIHGVEMARASLIGQPVHLLSPLVPSTFLLVGLCGVDFDAHQRFTFRWALLTALVLLITALITGIVPFHS; encoded by the coding sequence ATGACACTCACGGTGCTTGCGTACGCGCTCGTCATCGTGTTCATGACGGCGATCATGACCCGGCGCCTGTCGCCCATGACGGCACTCATTCTGGTGCCGGTCACGTTCGGTCTGCTGGCCGGGTTCGGCGCCTCGCTGGGGGAGATGATGCTGGCCGGCGTGACGAAGCTGGCGCCCACCGGTGTGATGCTGCTGTTCGCCATCCTGTACTTCGCCATCATGCTCGATGCGGGGCTGTTCGAGCCATTCGTGCAGCGGCTCGTGCGCCTGGTGCACGGTGATCCGGTCCGGGTGGTCGTCGGGTCGGCCGCGCTGGCCCTGCTGGTGTCACTCGATGGAGACGGGTCGACCACGTACATGATCACCACCGCGGCGATGCTGCCGGTGTATCGACGCATGCGATTGCGGCCGCTCGTGCTGGCCTGTGTGACGATGCTGGCGTCGGGTGTCATGAATCTGCTGCCCTGGGGTGGTCCCACCGCGCGGGCCTCCTCGGCGCTGGCCCTCGAGGTCGGAGAGGTGTTCACACCGCTCGTGCCATCGATGGTGATGGGTATCGCCTGGGTGCTGTATGTGGCGTACCGTCTCGGTGTGGCCGAACAACAGCGGCTGGCGGGCCTGGGGTCGCAAGAGGTGGAGGGAAGCGACACGCAGGGGCTCGTGGTGGATGACGACGATCACACACATCGCCGACCCGACCGTCTGATAGTGAACGCGCTGCTCACCGTGGTACTGCTGGCGGCACTGGTCGCCGCGGCGATGCCGCTGCCCGTGCTGTTCATGGTGGCGTTCGCCGTCGCGCTGGTACTCAACTATCCATCCATCGATGAACAGAAGGCGCTGCTCACGCGCCACGCGGGCAATGCGCTGGCGGTGGTCGGGCTGATCTTCGCGGCCGGTGTGTTCACGGGCATATTGAGCGGCACGAAAATGATCGACGCGATGGCCGACAGTGTCGTGCAACTCGTACCACCCGGTGTGGGTCCCCACTTCGCGGTGGTCGGGGGACTGTTGAGCATCCCGTTCACGTTCTTCATTTCCAACGACGCGTTCTACTACGGCGTGCTGCCCATCCTGGCCCGCGCGGGCGAGCAGTACGGCATTCATGGCGTGGAGATGGCGCGGGCCTCCCTCATCGGACAGCCGGTGCATCTGCTCTCGCCACTCGTGCCGTCGACGTTCCTGTTGGTGGGGCTGTGCGGCGTGGACTTCGATGCGCACCAGCGCTTCACATTCCGCTGGGCGTTGCTGACGGCGCTGGTGTTGCTGATCACGGCGCTGATCACAGGGATCGTGCCGTTCCATTCCTGA
- a CDS encoding CocE/NonD family hydrolase, whose protein sequence is MLLGATPPGLPAQEAPYMPPAGWPSSPAQYGCRLTEADRMIPVRDGLHMATDIYRPVRNGVPVDERLPVLLNRTPYNKQSMRPQATFYCERGYVVAVQDTRGRYKSQGTFSKVQPADATDGYDVIEWLARQPWANGAVGMFGTSFAAHEQAGAAQYNPPSLRSLLINMGGMANGWDHGVRFRGTYEMGRQLTWAWSQLLADARTPDVKALLTKEKVEDWYGVQPFRRGLNPLSVDPQYEGWYLDFFERADYDTFWKDPMLAWNEHYPQTADVPMLHVGGWYDIFLAGTFENFSALRRLKRAPQRLLVGPWTHHGNTRAFAGDVAFGDSAAIPDFEADYTVRWFDFTLKNTPTGARQDAPVRLFVMGTGDGHKTAEGRLMHGGYWRDANEWPLAGTRFQSWYFHADGSLSQNKPTAVRSQTVYTFDPRRPVPTIGGGASARLRDGAYDQREDPRFPPSAAPWLPLRTRSDVVVFQSEPLAEDMTIVGPITVTLYASASTVDADFTAKLVDVYPSSTDWPGGFDLNLTDAIVRGRYRATREHAVMLTPGAVYAFTIAPFPTANVFKKGHRIRVDISSSNFPRFDVNPNTGEPLGRNRRMISTDIAVQHSARYPSHIVLPLVPAR, encoded by the coding sequence GTGCTCCTGGGCGCCACACCGCCCGGATTGCCTGCGCAGGAAGCCCCGTACATGCCGCCCGCCGGCTGGCCCTCGTCACCCGCGCAGTACGGGTGCCGGCTGACCGAAGCGGACCGGATGATTCCGGTGCGCGATGGCCTGCACATGGCCACGGATATCTACCGGCCCGTCCGGAATGGGGTTCCCGTCGACGAACGGTTGCCGGTGCTGCTCAACCGGACGCCCTACAACAAACAGTCCATGCGCCCGCAGGCCACGTTCTACTGCGAGCGCGGGTATGTCGTGGCGGTGCAGGACACCAGGGGCCGCTACAAGTCCCAGGGCACATTCAGCAAGGTGCAGCCCGCCGACGCCACCGACGGCTACGATGTGATCGAGTGGCTGGCGCGGCAGCCTTGGGCAAATGGTGCGGTGGGCATGTTCGGGACCTCGTTCGCCGCGCATGAGCAGGCCGGCGCGGCGCAGTACAATCCGCCATCGCTCCGGTCGCTGCTGATCAACATGGGCGGCATGGCCAACGGCTGGGATCACGGCGTGCGCTTTCGCGGCACCTACGAGATGGGGCGGCAGCTCACCTGGGCCTGGAGCCAGCTGCTGGCGGATGCGCGCACGCCCGATGTGAAGGCGTTGCTGACGAAAGAGAAAGTCGAGGACTGGTACGGTGTGCAGCCGTTCCGTCGCGGGCTCAATCCGCTGTCGGTCGATCCGCAGTACGAGGGCTGGTATCTCGATTTTTTCGAGCGCGCCGACTACGACACGTTCTGGAAGGATCCGATGCTGGCCTGGAACGAACACTACCCGCAGACCGCCGATGTACCCATGCTGCATGTGGGGGGATGGTACGACATCTTCCTCGCCGGCACGTTCGAGAATTTCAGCGCGCTGCGCAGGCTCAAGCGCGCACCGCAGCGTCTCCTGGTCGGTCCGTGGACGCACCATGGCAACACCCGCGCCTTCGCCGGTGATGTGGCCTTCGGTGACAGCGCGGCGATTCCCGATTTCGAGGCCGACTACACGGTGCGGTGGTTCGATTTCACGCTGAAGAATACGCCCACCGGTGCGCGACAGGATGCACCGGTGCGGTTGTTCGTCATGGGCACGGGTGATGGACACAAAACCGCCGAGGGTCGCCTCATGCATGGCGGCTACTGGCGTGACGCGAACGAATGGCCGTTGGCGGGCACTCGTTTTCAGTCGTGGTATTTCCACGCCGATGGCTCGCTGTCGCAGAACAAACCCACCGCGGTGCGCTCGCAGACGGTGTACACCTTCGATCCGCGGCGTCCGGTACCGACCATCGGCGGCGGGGCGTCGGCGCGTCTCAGGGACGGCGCCTACGATCAGCGCGAGGATCCGCGGTTCCCTCCGTCGGCCGCGCCGTGGTTGCCGCTGCGCACCCGCTCCGATGTGGTCGTGTTCCAGAGCGAACCGCTGGCCGAGGACATGACCATCGTGGGACCCATCACGGTCACGCTGTACGCATCGGCGAGCACCGTCGACGCGGACTTCACGGCCAAACTCGTCGATGTGTACCCCTCCAGCACCGACTGGCCCGGTGGTTTCGATCTCAATCTCACCGACGCCATCGTACGCGGCCGGTACCGCGCCACGCGCGAGCATGCCGTGATGCTCACGCCCGGCGCCGTGTATGCCTTCACCATCGCCCCGTTTCCCACCGCGAACGTGTTCAAGAAGGGACACCGGATCCGCGTGGACATCTCGAGCAGCAACTTCCCGCGCTTCGATGTGAATCCGAATACCGGTGAGCCGCTGGGCCGGAACCGCCGCATGATCAGTACGGACATCGCGGTGCAGCACAGCGCGCGGTATCCGTCGCACATCGTGCTGCCGCTCGTGCCGGCGCGTTGA
- a CDS encoding carboxypeptidase regulatory-like domain-containing protein — protein sequence MSLRRPSLPWFRWFLCMAVVLSGAIAPQRALAQLPDIRGTVIDSANRTPVTGAVVMLLDETGSMLTRTIVSERGLYRLLRLPDARRLRVVRLGFVPVTLSLDLATGRPAGGYMLDVRMAPLVRPLDEIEVTAPVARGCETRADHIRSLTLLDAARAGVLATVVASEHDPPRLTMLQFERVLEANGLDVVRQSVRVDSSPAAATSFNAVHSTADFLANGFRAGREGEYTFYSPDAQVLLDERFPRGYCFDVVPSDTAHRTHVGLHFAPAQRRRGRVDIDGTLWIDTATRALSELTFRYVGLDRLSESLGAGGHIGFRSLPSGVTFIDRWQLRLVSAPPDGGPGAPAVATYQVREVGGELAEARWADGRVWHASLATAHITAVGDGNRPAPDARLRLVGTEYRAVADARGRAIIPNLLPGPYTIAVEDPLLSTLDLTLPTRRAFVAVRSAAIVVRVELPPPISLAQTLCERTDAPRPNESWVIGRILDDAGRPVDGVRWRVYEGEDGQWKSRGDGVAGGRDGVFAFCRGVGRGRTIEVAASLRGREVLRVRRVLDAPLVAVAIRLPRPVAQQQVSTPATASSTGVLTVSGMVIDSATGRPLADARVRVVGTPFEGATDEQGRFVIGGLPAGRYVVELATATLDALGLISRRRLEVQADLPPLVLTVPAVADARAVACRANGTPGRSLIVGRLSAPGDNLAALSGYRVVAAWDGAPFSAPTGGTPGGTASGFVRVIPDPNSGTFRICDAPVDRPLMITAEADHPGSGWAHRAVTLSAPDALARVDLVLDATATAPATWSGTVVADSGESPVSGSDVVLTNLGVTLRTNQLGQFRIHGLPTGPHLAHVRMPGFEPWAGTLEIGPGQAVEQQIVLVRTGRREEASAPVAGIRSISSGVHCPCSCSFAVH from the coding sequence ATGTCCCTGCGCCGCCCGTCTCTCCCGTGGTTCCGGTGGTTCCTGTGCATGGCGGTCGTGCTGTCCGGTGCGATCGCACCGCAGCGTGCCCTGGCCCAGTTGCCGGATATCCGGGGCACGGTGATCGACAGCGCGAACCGCACCCCGGTGACCGGGGCCGTCGTCATGTTGCTCGACGAGACGGGCAGCATGCTGACGCGCACCATCGTGTCGGAGCGAGGCCTGTATCGCCTCCTGCGCCTGCCGGACGCGAGGCGTCTGCGTGTGGTCCGGCTGGGGTTTGTCCCCGTGACATTGTCGCTGGACCTGGCGACCGGTCGCCCGGCGGGCGGTTACATGCTGGACGTTCGCATGGCGCCGCTCGTCCGTCCTCTCGACGAGATCGAAGTGACGGCGCCCGTCGCGCGTGGGTGTGAGACGCGCGCCGATCATATCCGCTCACTCACGTTGCTCGACGCCGCACGCGCCGGTGTGCTGGCCACGGTCGTCGCCAGCGAACACGATCCGCCGCGGCTCACAATGCTGCAGTTCGAACGCGTACTGGAAGCCAATGGCCTCGATGTGGTGCGTCAGTCGGTGCGGGTGGATTCGTCACCGGCGGCCGCGACGTCGTTCAATGCGGTGCATTCCACGGCGGACTTCCTCGCCAACGGTTTTCGTGCCGGACGGGAGGGGGAATACACGTTCTACAGTCCCGACGCGCAGGTGTTGCTGGACGAACGATTCCCCCGCGGCTACTGCTTCGATGTGGTACCCTCGGACACGGCGCACCGCACGCATGTGGGCCTGCACTTCGCGCCCGCGCAGCGCCGACGCGGTCGCGTGGATATAGACGGTACACTGTGGATCGACACGGCCACGCGCGCGTTGTCGGAGCTCACGTTCCGTTACGTGGGCCTCGACCGGCTTTCGGAGAGCCTGGGCGCCGGTGGACACATCGGGTTCCGGTCACTGCCCAGTGGCGTCACCTTCATCGACCGCTGGCAGCTCCGGCTCGTGAGTGCGCCACCCGACGGTGGACCGGGCGCACCAGCCGTGGCGACCTATCAGGTGCGGGAAGTGGGCGGCGAACTGGCGGAAGCCCGTTGGGCGGATGGGCGGGTGTGGCATGCGTCGCTGGCCACCGCGCACATCACGGCGGTGGGCGACGGTAACCGGCCGGCCCCCGATGCGCGTCTCCGGCTGGTGGGCACCGAATACCGTGCGGTCGCCGACGCCCGCGGACGCGCCATCATTCCCAACCTCCTACCCGGTCCGTACACGATTGCGGTAGAAGACCCGCTGCTGAGCACGCTCGATCTGACGTTGCCCACGCGGCGCGCCTTCGTGGCCGTTCGAAGCGCCGCCATCGTGGTGCGGGTCGAACTGCCGCCGCCGATCTCGCTGGCGCAGACGCTGTGTGAACGCACCGACGCGCCACGTCCCAACGAAAGCTGGGTGATCGGGCGCATCCTGGACGACGCCGGTCGGCCGGTGGACGGCGTGCGCTGGCGGGTGTACGAGGGTGAGGACGGCCAGTGGAAATCCCGCGGCGACGGGGTGGCCGGTGGCCGCGATGGCGTGTTTGCCTTCTGCCGGGGCGTTGGCCGAGGCCGGACCATCGAAGTGGCGGCCTCCCTGCGTGGCCGCGAGGTCCTGCGGGTGCGCCGCGTGCTGGACGCTCCACTGGTGGCCGTCGCGATCCGGCTGCCCCGCCCGGTGGCGCAGCAGCAGGTGAGCACGCCGGCGACGGCCTCCTCCACCGGCGTGCTCACCGTGTCCGGCATGGTGATCGACTCGGCCACAGGCCGGCCGCTGGCCGACGCTCGCGTACGGGTGGTGGGCACACCTTTCGAGGGCGCTACCGACGAACAGGGCCGGTTCGTGATCGGCGGGCTGCCCGCAGGCCGGTACGTGGTGGAGCTAGCCACCGCGACGCTGGATGCACTCGGTCTGATATCGCGGCGGAGGCTCGAGGTGCAGGCGGATCTGCCGCCGCTCGTCCTGACCGTGCCTGCCGTGGCCGACGCGCGCGCTGTGGCCTGCCGCGCGAACGGGACGCCCGGCCGCAGTCTCATCGTTGGGCGTCTGTCCGCGCCCGGCGACAACCTCGCCGCTCTCTCAGGGTACCGGGTCGTGGCGGCTTGGGATGGCGCGCCTTTCAGTGCGCCTACCGGTGGGACTCCCGGTGGGACTGCCAGCGGGTTCGTGCGCGTGATTCCCGACCCCAACTCGGGCACCTTCCGCATCTGCGATGCGCCCGTCGACCGTCCGCTGATGATCACGGCCGAAGCGGATCATCCGGGCAGCGGATGGGCGCACCGCGCGGTCACGCTGTCGGCGCCGGATGCCCTGGCTCGCGTGGACTTGGTGCTCGACGCGACCGCGACCGCGCCGGCCACGTGGTCGGGCACGGTGGTCGCCGACTCCGGCGAAAGCCCGGTGAGTGGATCGGATGTGGTCCTCACCAATCTGGGTGTCACCTTGCGGACCAATCAGCTGGGGCAATTCCGGATTCACGGATTGCCGACCGGGCCACATCTGGCGCATGTTCGCATGCCGGGGTTCGAACCCTGGGCGGGCACGCTGGAGATCGGTCCCGGTCAGGCCGTTGAGCAGCAGATCGTGCTGGTCCGGACGGGTCGACGCGAAGAAGCGTCCGCTCCGGTGGCAGGGATCCGGTCGATCTCGTCCGGCGTGCATTGTCCCTGCAGTTGTTCGTTCGCGGTTCACTAG